A genomic stretch from Bordetella sp. N includes:
- a CDS encoding amino acid ABC transporter permease: MVNELLRWSPALLLGLGVNIGLSVLAMGLGTLLGLFVGALSLSPLRAVRAVTRGYVQVFRNAPILVLIYFTTYVFPFEVRLFSWSMSFPDWIKVVIGLALPASANVAEIFRGAIQSIPGAQWEAAQSLAFRRRQIFRMIVLPQCVRRMLPPWMNLYASITMSTALASLVGVHDLVDTATVASNTVARTDFTIAVYFTMLALFFAYCFPISRWTRRLEARHVRH, translated from the coding sequence ATGGTCAATGAGCTGTTGCGCTGGTCGCCCGCGTTGCTGCTGGGGCTGGGGGTGAACATCGGCCTCAGCGTGCTGGCCATGGGGCTGGGCACCTTGCTGGGCCTGTTCGTGGGGGCGCTGTCGTTATCGCCACTGCGAGCGGTGCGCGCGGTGACGCGAGGCTACGTCCAGGTGTTCCGCAACGCGCCCATCCTGGTGCTGATCTACTTCACCACCTATGTGTTTCCTTTCGAAGTGCGGCTGTTCTCGTGGTCGATGTCGTTCCCGGACTGGATCAAGGTGGTGATCGGCCTGGCGCTGCCGGCCAGCGCCAACGTCGCGGAGATCTTCCGCGGCGCCATCCAGTCCATTCCGGGGGCGCAGTGGGAAGCGGCACAGTCGCTGGCGTTTCGGCGCCGGCAGATCTTCCGCATGATCGTGCTGCCTCAATGCGTGCGCCGCATGCTGCCGCCATGGATGAATCTGTACGCCAGCATCACCATGAGCACCGCGCTGGCATCGCTGGTCGGCGTGCATGACCTGGTCGATACCGCCACCGTCGCCAGCAATACCGTCGCCCGCACGGATTTCACCATCGCGGTGTACTTCACCATGCTGGCCTTGTTTTTCGCCTACTGCTTTCCCATTTCGCGCTGGACGCGCCGTCTGGAGGCCCGCCATGTCCGTCATTGA
- the hydA gene encoding dihydropyrimidinase translates to MTTRGFDLVVRNARVTTASDTYDADIGIVDGRIVQLGQQLAQGAREIDAAGRTVTPGGIDAHCHLDQPMAPPVRLADDFFTGTRSAACGGTTTVIPFAAQRKGGTLQAALDDYHQRAGGRACVDYAFHLIITDPTQAVLQDELPGLIGQGYTSYKLYMTYDRLKLDDGQILDVLDVARRHGGMPMIHAENADCITWLTQKLEAAGKTAPRFHALSRPALVEREGAHRAIALSELLDVPVLLVHISGAEAVEQIRAARVRGLNIYAETCPQYLLLTAADLGIDDSYEGARCVCSPPPRDSASQHAIWQGLADGLFTVVSSDHSPFNLDGTDGKKPGGKEVDFRHIPNGIPGIETRLPLLYSEGVLGGRISANKFVELTATAPARAYGLYPRKGTIAIGSDADLVIWDEREFTLTNEHLHHNVDYTPFAGRTLRAWPAMTLLRSVTVWDGRDFTGAAGGGEFLPRGLPSIPAIGVRTPDRAHWLRDVLPA, encoded by the coding sequence ATGACAACAAGGGGTTTCGATCTGGTCGTGCGCAATGCGCGTGTGACCACGGCCAGCGATACATACGACGCGGATATCGGCATCGTCGATGGCCGCATCGTTCAGTTGGGCCAGCAGCTGGCCCAGGGCGCGCGTGAAATCGACGCGGCCGGCCGCACGGTCACGCCGGGCGGCATCGACGCCCACTGCCATCTGGACCAACCGATGGCGCCGCCGGTGCGTCTGGCCGATGATTTCTTCACCGGCACGCGCTCCGCCGCCTGCGGTGGCACCACCACCGTCATTCCCTTCGCCGCGCAGCGCAAAGGCGGCACCCTGCAAGCGGCGCTGGACGATTACCACCAGCGTGCCGGCGGACGCGCCTGTGTCGACTACGCTTTCCACCTGATCATCACCGACCCCACGCAGGCCGTCCTGCAGGATGAACTGCCGGGCCTGATCGGCCAGGGCTACACGTCCTACAAGCTGTACATGACCTACGACCGGCTCAAGCTGGACGACGGTCAGATCCTGGACGTGCTGGACGTGGCCCGGCGCCATGGCGGCATGCCCATGATCCACGCGGAGAACGCCGACTGCATCACCTGGCTGACTCAGAAGCTGGAGGCCGCGGGCAAGACCGCGCCGCGCTTCCATGCCTTGTCGCGTCCCGCCCTGGTCGAACGTGAAGGCGCGCATCGCGCCATCGCGCTGTCGGAACTGCTGGACGTGCCGGTGCTGCTGGTGCACATCTCCGGCGCGGAGGCGGTCGAGCAGATCCGCGCCGCGCGGGTGCGCGGCCTGAACATCTATGCCGAAACCTGCCCGCAGTACCTGTTGCTGACCGCCGCCGACCTGGGCATCGACGACAGCTACGAGGGCGCGCGCTGCGTGTGCAGCCCGCCGCCGCGCGACAGCGCCAGCCAGCACGCCATCTGGCAGGGCCTGGCCGATGGCCTGTTCACGGTGGTGTCGTCCGATCATTCCCCGTTCAATCTGGACGGGACGGACGGCAAGAAACCCGGCGGCAAGGAGGTCGACTTCCGCCACATCCCCAACGGCATCCCCGGCATCGAAACCCGCCTGCCTTTGCTTTATTCCGAAGGCGTGCTGGGCGGCCGCATCAGCGCCAACAAATTCGTCGAGCTGACCGCCACGGCGCCGGCGCGCGCCTATGGCCTGTACCCACGCAAAGGCACCATCGCCATCGGCAGCGACGCCGATCTCGTCATCTGGGACGAGCGCGAATTCACCTTGACCAACGAACACCTGCATCACAACGTCGACTACACGCCCTTCGCCGGGCGCACCTTGCGCGCCTGGCCGGCCATGACCCTGTTGCGTAGCGTCACCGTGTGGGACGGCCGCGACTTTACCGGCGCGGCCGGCGGCGGCGAATTCCTGCCGCGCGGCCTGCCCTCGATTCCCGCCATCGGCGTCCGCACGCCGGACCGCGCGCACTGGTTGCGCGACGTATTACCTGCCTGA
- a CDS encoding GntR family transcriptional regulator: MTTDKRELSSADVYEHIYNAILDNRLKPGTKLVEERLAEIFAVSRPRVREVLARLAHEQIVELFPQRGAYVAKPTIEKAIDVFEARRLIEPAVVRRLIECLTPEKLQRLRAHVKLEHEARERKDKRAIIRLAGEFHIVLSELAGNGEYARIMRELSTLSCLVIFLYNLPTATSCRDDDHILIIDAIEARDVARAEALTLHHLDHIEESVKLEPFDATQDLEEVFRF, from the coding sequence TTGACAACCGACAAGCGGGAGCTTTCCAGCGCGGATGTCTACGAGCACATCTACAACGCCATCCTGGACAACCGGCTCAAGCCCGGGACCAAGCTGGTGGAAGAGCGTCTTGCCGAAATCTTCGCGGTCAGCCGGCCGCGTGTGCGTGAAGTGCTGGCGCGGCTGGCCCACGAGCAGATCGTCGAACTGTTCCCGCAACGCGGCGCCTATGTCGCCAAACCGACCATCGAAAAGGCCATCGACGTGTTCGAGGCGCGGCGCCTGATCGAGCCCGCGGTGGTGCGGCGCCTGATCGAATGCCTGACGCCGGAGAAGCTGCAAAGGCTGCGCGCCCATGTCAAGCTGGAGCACGAGGCCCGCGAGCGCAAGGACAAGCGCGCCATCATCCGGCTGGCCGGCGAGTTCCACATCGTGCTCAGCGAGCTGGCGGGCAACGGCGAGTACGCGCGCATCATGCGCGAGCTGTCGACCCTGAGCTGCCTGGTGATCTTTCTCTACAACCTGCCCACGGCCACCAGCTGCCGCGACGACGACCACATCCTGATCATCGACGCCATCGAGGCGCGCGACGTGGCAAGGGCAGAGGCCTTGACCCTGCACCATCTGGATCACATCGAGGAAAGCGTCAAGCTGGAGCCTTTCGACGCGACGCAGGACCTGGAAGAAGTTTTCCGGTTCTGA
- a CDS encoding amidohydrolase family protein has product MNNTAVKTTLIKNAHTVVAWDDDRQTHVYRHQTDVAFADGKVIHVGAGYTPAAGADVTVVDGAGMMVMPGLVDIHSHLVHEPINKGYTDETGSAGLYNSNLYEYMPTMLGEPEAAPAQLTLAAAELLMSGVTTVVDMSIIHDHWLDVLVQSGLRAYVAPMFRSARWYTRNGHVVEYEWDEKAGEEGMERALKLIDRAEAHECGRLRGMIVPAQIDTCTADLLRDSHAEARRRKIGWQTHAAQSLPEFHEITRRHGLTPVQWLHDLGVLDQDSIVGHGIFVDDHPNTHWSTATDLSILAETGASVAHCPTVFMRRGMALRDFGRYRRAGINMGIGTDTYPHNMIEEMRHVGYLARLMAESPRTVTTGQVFHAATAGGAKALGRTDIGRIAVGARADLVLVDMTHHLMQPARDPIRSLVYAAADRAVHTVYIDGQRVVHEGKVHSLDYRTAALQVNEAQQRALKRVPERDRVAGRTAEQMSPLSFDTL; this is encoded by the coding sequence GTGAACAACACCGCCGTGAAGACCACTCTCATCAAGAATGCCCATACCGTCGTGGCCTGGGATGACGACCGCCAGACCCACGTCTACCGGCACCAGACCGACGTCGCGTTCGCCGACGGCAAGGTCATCCACGTCGGCGCCGGCTACACGCCCGCCGCGGGCGCGGACGTCACCGTGGTCGACGGCGCGGGCATGATGGTCATGCCGGGCCTGGTCGACATCCACAGCCACCTGGTGCACGAGCCCATCAACAAGGGCTACACCGACGAGACCGGATCCGCGGGCCTGTACAACTCCAATCTGTACGAATACATGCCCACCATGCTGGGCGAGCCCGAAGCGGCTCCCGCGCAGCTGACCTTGGCCGCGGCCGAACTGCTGATGTCCGGCGTCACCACGGTGGTCGATATGTCCATCATCCATGACCACTGGCTGGACGTGCTGGTGCAAAGCGGGCTGCGCGCGTATGTGGCGCCCATGTTCCGCTCCGCCCGCTGGTACACGCGCAACGGCCACGTGGTCGAGTACGAGTGGGACGAGAAGGCCGGCGAGGAAGGCATGGAGCGCGCGCTCAAGCTGATCGACCGCGCCGAAGCGCATGAGTGCGGACGCCTGCGCGGCATGATCGTGCCGGCGCAGATCGATACCTGCACGGCGGACCTGCTGCGTGACAGCCACGCCGAAGCGCGCCGCCGCAAGATCGGCTGGCAGACCCACGCGGCCCAATCCCTGCCCGAATTCCACGAGATCACGCGCCGCCATGGCCTGACTCCCGTGCAATGGCTGCACGATCTGGGCGTGCTGGACCAGGACAGCATCGTGGGGCATGGCATCTTCGTCGATGATCATCCCAACACGCACTGGAGCACCGCCACCGACCTGTCCATCCTGGCCGAGACCGGCGCCAGCGTGGCCCACTGCCCTACCGTCTTCATGCGCCGCGGCATGGCCTTGCGCGACTTCGGCCGCTACCGCCGTGCCGGCATCAACATGGGCATAGGCACCGACACCTATCCGCACAACATGATCGAGGAAATGCGCCACGTCGGTTATCTGGCCCGCCTGATGGCTGAGTCGCCGCGGACGGTGACCACGGGCCAGGTCTTCCATGCCGCCACGGCTGGCGGCGCCAAAGCCCTGGGCCGCACGGACATCGGCCGTATCGCAGTGGGCGCGCGCGCCGACCTGGTGCTGGTGGACATGACGCATCACCTGATGCAGCCCGCCCGCGATCCCATCCGCAGCCTGGTCTATGCCGCCGCGGACCGGGCCGTGCACACGGTCTACATCGATGGCCAACGGGTCGTGCATGAAGGCAAGGTCCATTCGCTGGACTACCGTACCGCGGCCTTGCAGGTCAACGAAGCCCAGCAACGCGCCCTCAAGCGCGTGCCGGAACGCGATCGCGTCGCGGGCCGCACGGCTGAACAGATGTCGCCGCTGTCCTTCGACACGCTCTGA
- the metC gene encoding cystathionine beta-lyase gives MSHADGLRIQTRLAHAGAPTPVDGRAGPVNVPVVRTSTVRFPNTATHAALAASRAAGEAVATYGRHGLDTHRALEEAVATLEGGHRAVLAPSGLAAITLVLLATLTAGDHALVSDSVYSPVRKVDHTLLQRYGIEVEYFSPARGDLEARIRPTTRLLYLESPSSLLYEVLDLPALAAIARRHDVVVAVDNTWSGGLYYQPLALGANISVQAATKYLGGHSDAMLGVVTVDSPALARSIGAIHDALGFSVSADEAYLVLRGLRTLDVRLARHQVNATEVARYLARHADVGRVYYPALPQDPGHALWQRDFSGASGLVSFAFRGDDARAAAVFIDHLRHFAIGASWGGYESLALEAAPARLSEHSYWDGRGPVVRLHIGLEHPQDLIDDLSRAFQATADALRC, from the coding sequence ATGAGCCACGCCGACGGCTTGCGCATCCAAACCCGGCTGGCGCACGCTGGCGCGCCCACACCTGTCGATGGCCGTGCCGGCCCCGTCAACGTGCCGGTCGTGCGGACCAGCACGGTCCGCTTCCCCAACACCGCGACGCATGCCGCGTTGGCCGCGAGCCGCGCCGCCGGGGAAGCTGTGGCCACCTATGGCCGCCATGGCCTGGACACGCACCGGGCGCTGGAGGAAGCCGTGGCGACCCTGGAAGGGGGCCATCGCGCGGTGCTGGCGCCGTCGGGACTGGCGGCCATCACGCTGGTGTTGCTGGCGACGTTGACGGCGGGCGATCATGCGCTGGTATCGGACAGCGTCTACTCGCCGGTGCGCAAGGTCGACCACACGCTGCTGCAACGCTACGGCATCGAGGTCGAATACTTTTCGCCCGCCCGCGGTGATCTGGAAGCGCGCATCCGGCCCACCACGCGCCTCCTTTACCTGGAATCGCCCAGCTCGCTACTTTACGAAGTGCTGGATCTGCCCGCGCTGGCGGCGATCGCGCGCCGCCACGACGTGGTGGTGGCCGTCGACAATACCTGGAGCGGCGGCCTTTACTACCAGCCGCTGGCGCTGGGCGCGAATATCTCGGTGCAAGCCGCCACCAAGTATCTGGGCGGCCATTCGGACGCCATGCTGGGCGTGGTCACCGTGGATAGCCCCGCGCTGGCGCGGTCGATAGGTGCGATCCACGACGCCCTGGGCTTTTCCGTCAGCGCCGACGAAGCCTATCTGGTGCTGCGCGGCCTGCGCACGCTGGATGTGCGGCTGGCGCGGCACCAGGTTAACGCCACCGAGGTGGCGCGCTATCTGGCGCGACATGCGGACGTGGGGCGCGTGTATTACCCGGCCTTGCCGCAAGATCCCGGGCACGCGCTGTGGCAGCGCGACTTCAGTGGCGCCAGCGGGCTGGTGTCCTTCGCCTTTCGCGGCGACGATGCGCGCGCGGCCGCGGTCTTCATCGACCACCTGCGCCATTTCGCCATCGGCGCGTCCTGGGGCGGCTACGAGAGCCTGGCGCTGGAGGCCGCGCCAGCGCGCTTGTCCGAGCACAGTTATTGGGACGGCCGCGGGCCCGTTGTGCGTCTGCACATCGGCCTGGAGCATCCGCAGGATCTCATCGACGATTTGAGCAGGGCTTTCCAGGCGACCGCTGACGCACTGCGATGCTGA
- a CDS encoding amino acid ABC transporter permease, with translation MIDTVLQAWVSFCKPLGLNYGFVLDASERASFVHGLWVTLELCAWTMPVSLLFGVLIAAGLSNGPAWVRGPLRGFVELTRNTPTLVQLYCAFLVLNMLITQHLGTANPLTPFIWVVLVVGLHKAVFHAEALRAGIEAVPPVMLESARSLAFTRGQTLLRVQLPLAVRFALPALVNNLVDLVKMTAIASAIAVGDVTYESIMIWSHRDNVLELLLLILIYFGLLTWLVSVLGRWLEQRLRMPGYGQ, from the coding sequence GTGATCGACACGGTACTGCAGGCCTGGGTCAGCTTCTGTAAGCCCCTGGGCCTGAACTACGGCTTCGTCCTGGATGCCAGCGAGCGCGCGTCCTTCGTGCACGGTCTTTGGGTGACCCTGGAATTGTGTGCGTGGACCATGCCGGTCAGCCTGCTGTTCGGCGTGCTGATCGCCGCCGGGCTGTCCAACGGCCCGGCCTGGGTCCGGGGCCCTCTGCGCGGGTTCGTCGAGCTGACGCGCAACACGCCGACGCTGGTCCAGCTGTACTGCGCTTTCCTGGTGTTGAACATGCTGATCACCCAGCACCTGGGCACGGCCAATCCGCTGACGCCTTTCATCTGGGTGGTGCTGGTGGTGGGTTTGCATAAGGCGGTCTTCCACGCGGAGGCCTTGCGGGCCGGCATCGAGGCAGTGCCGCCGGTAATGCTGGAATCCGCGCGCTCGCTGGCCTTCACGCGCGGCCAGACCCTGTTGCGCGTGCAGTTGCCGCTGGCCGTGCGCTTCGCGCTGCCGGCGCTGGTGAACAATCTGGTCGATCTGGTCAAGATGACCGCCATCGCATCGGCGATCGCGGTGGGCGACGTGACCTACGAGTCCATCATGATCTGGTCGCATAGGGACAATGTGCTGGAGCTGTTGTTGCTCATCCTGATCTATTTCGGCTTGCTGACCTGGCTGGTCAGTGTGCTGGGCCGTTGGCTGGAACAGCGCCTGAGGATGCCCGGTTATGGTCAATGA
- a CDS encoding transporter substrate-binding domain-containing protein, which translates to MAMRRFFNMGAAAALLAAACAAHADATLDKIHERGKVAVGVLVNGGVFGSIDPATQQLVGWNPELARALAQGLGVQVDLVPVQTATRVQFLISGKVDLLVASMELNPERAEILGYAPTPFYRVGGAAAIRKDSGIHKWEDLRGKPVCVSQGSSFADPLTKQYGAQVKGYKSSSDSLLALRGGQCVAAVHDSTLIYPLLKSNPEWSGYEAPIADTILPAISVVWTRKGEKDTIAAVDKIVRGWHRSGWLIDTEKRLGIEPALPLLQELKQQAEKEGWAPVTAKAASQPPAAGK; encoded by the coding sequence ATGGCAATGCGCAGGTTTTTCAATATGGGCGCCGCGGCGGCCCTGCTGGCGGCCGCCTGTGCCGCTCACGCCGATGCCACGCTGGACAAGATCCACGAGCGCGGCAAGGTTGCGGTTGGCGTACTGGTAAACGGGGGCGTCTTCGGCTCCATCGATCCCGCCACGCAGCAGCTGGTTGGCTGGAACCCGGAGCTGGCGCGGGCCCTGGCGCAAGGCCTGGGCGTGCAGGTAGACCTGGTTCCTGTGCAAACCGCCACCCGCGTGCAGTTCCTGATTTCCGGCAAGGTGGATCTGCTGGTGGCGTCCATGGAGCTGAACCCGGAGCGTGCCGAGATCCTGGGCTATGCGCCCACGCCGTTCTATCGGGTCGGCGGCGCCGCCGCCATCCGTAAAGACAGCGGCATCCACAAGTGGGAAGACCTGCGCGGCAAGCCCGTGTGCGTGTCCCAGGGCAGCAGCTTCGCCGATCCCCTGACCAAGCAGTATGGTGCGCAGGTCAAGGGCTACAAGAGTTCGTCCGATTCGCTGCTGGCCTTGCGCGGCGGCCAGTGCGTGGCGGCCGTCCACGATTCCACTCTGATCTATCCGCTGTTGAAATCCAATCCCGAGTGGAGCGGCTATGAAGCGCCTATCGCCGACACCATCCTGCCCGCCATCTCGGTGGTCTGGACGCGCAAGGGCGAGAAGGACACCATCGCGGCCGTCGACAAGATCGTGCGGGGCTGGCACCGCAGCGGCTGGCTGATCGATACCGAAAAGCGCCTGGGCATCGAGCCCGCGCTGCCTTTGCTGCAGGAACTGAAGCAGCAGGCGGAGAAGGAAGGATGGGCGCCTGTCACGGCTAAAGCGGCGTCGCAGCCGCCGGCGGCCGGCAAGTGA
- a CDS encoding amino acid ABC transporter ATP-binding protein, which produces MSVIEFRPPQEGAQPLAPSQPATQALVSLRDVYLSFGETEVLKGIDVEVKQGQAVSIIGPSGSGKSTILRCITGLLRPQRGAIHVDGVAVHTLTAEAQLIALRKQVGFVFQQYNLFPHLSVLENLVIAPVRVGSLPRAQAVARARELLAKVRMEHKENAYPGELSGGQQQRVAIARALAMRPKLILFDEVTSALDPEMVGEVLTVIRDLVRDGLTCLLVTHEMRFAEEVSDTVYFTEAGLIVEAGPPARLFGAPANPRTRAFLQRAAHPGRDERALLPFSPVPITALAY; this is translated from the coding sequence ATGTCCGTCATTGAATTCCGTCCTCCGCAGGAAGGCGCGCAGCCGCTTGCTCCGTCCCAGCCCGCCACCCAAGCGCTCGTCAGCCTGCGCGACGTTTACCTTTCCTTTGGGGAGACGGAAGTACTCAAAGGCATCGACGTCGAGGTCAAGCAGGGCCAGGCAGTATCCATCATCGGCCCGTCCGGGTCAGGCAAGTCCACCATCCTGCGCTGCATCACGGGACTGCTGCGACCCCAGCGGGGGGCCATCCACGTCGACGGCGTGGCCGTCCACACGCTGACCGCCGAGGCGCAGCTCATCGCACTGCGCAAGCAGGTGGGTTTCGTGTTCCAGCAGTACAACCTGTTCCCGCATCTGAGCGTGCTGGAAAACCTGGTCATTGCCCCCGTCCGCGTGGGTAGCCTGCCGCGCGCCCAGGCCGTTGCCCGCGCCCGCGAGCTGCTGGCCAAGGTGCGCATGGAGCACAAGGAAAACGCCTATCCCGGCGAGCTCTCGGGCGGGCAGCAGCAACGGGTGGCGATCGCGCGCGCCCTGGCCATGCGTCCAAAGCTGATCCTGTTCGACGAAGTGACGTCGGCCCTGGACCCGGAGATGGTCGGCGAGGTGCTGACCGTCATCCGCGACCTGGTGCGCGATGGCCTGACCTGTCTGCTCGTGACCCACGAAATGCGCTTCGCGGAAGAGGTCAGCGATACCGTGTACTTCACCGAGGCCGGGCTCATCGTTGAGGCCGGCCCCCCGGCGCGCCTGTTCGGTGCGCCAGCCAATCCGCGCACGCGCGCCTTCCTGCAGCGCGCCGCCCATCCAGGGCGCGATGAACGCGCGCTCCTGCCATTTTCCCCGGTGCCCATCACCGCACTGGCGTACTGA
- a CDS encoding cysteine dioxygenase family protein, with the protein MTQASSTAAERQQQVKAALADVRALLAGRKLDRDALNDVTRRLEQLAAAGHLFTREDFPPPASAAEVGASTRYRLNPEDSDDDVALYLNSINPGKTTVPHNHTTWAVIVAIAGDELNRVYRRTDDGSDPTRAALEQAREVVVRPGQSIAFLPDDIHSIHVTGNEPTLHFHLYGRPLETLSDRIGVNLETGEIINYNKNHMRDSQVARA; encoded by the coding sequence ATGACTCAAGCTTCTTCGACCGCCGCCGAGCGTCAACAACAGGTCAAGGCCGCGCTGGCCGATGTGCGTGCATTGCTGGCCGGCCGCAAGCTGGACCGCGACGCGCTGAACGACGTCACCCGTCGTCTGGAACAACTGGCCGCGGCTGGCCACCTGTTCACGCGCGAGGATTTCCCGCCGCCGGCGAGCGCGGCCGAAGTGGGCGCGTCGACCCGCTATCGCCTGAATCCGGAGGACAGCGATGACGATGTGGCGCTGTATCTGAACTCCATCAATCCCGGTAAAACCACGGTGCCGCACAATCACACCACCTGGGCGGTGATCGTCGCCATCGCGGGCGATGAGCTGAACCGGGTTTATCGCCGTACCGACGATGGCTCCGATCCTACCCGCGCGGCGCTGGAGCAGGCACGCGAGGTCGTGGTCCGCCCCGGCCAGTCGATCGCCTTCCTGCCGGACGACATCCACAGCATCCACGTCACCGGCAATGAGCCCACCTTGCATTTCCACTTGTACGGCCGGCCGCTGGAGACGCTGTCGGACCGTATCGGCGTGAACCTGGAAACGGGCGAGATCATCAACTACAACAAGAACCACATGCGCGATAGCCAGGTGGCGCGAGCATGA